ACGACGAGATCTTCATCAAGAAGCAAGCCGAAGAGGAGGCCCTTAGAGAGGCCGTGGCCGCGGACCCGCAAATGCGTAAGCAGTATGGTTCCGCCTGGGATGACATCGCGGGCGCCAACAAGCTCTACCGCTCGTTTTTCGAGGAGCACCTGTTCCTGGAGAACGCCGCGGCATTCAGCGGCACGCTCTTCGACTACGCTCGCGACCTGGTGCGGGCGGCCTACGAACGCGAGAAGCCCAATGAAGATCGGCTGCGCGAGTACAACGAAACGGCTCTTCCGCGTCTCGAGCAGCGCCTCCTCGCGCCTCGGCCGGTCTACTCCGACATCGAAACACTGAGCCTGGCGTTCTCGCTCGACAAGATGCGCGAGTGGCTCGGTCCCGACAGCCGCTACGTCAAGGACATCCTCGGGAGCCAGTCCCCGGCGTCCAAGGCCGATGCCCTGGTCGAAGGTACCGAGCTAGCGGACGTAGAGATCCGCAAGGCGCTCTGGGAGGGCGGCAGGGAAGCCATCGAAGCTTCGGACGATCCGATGATTCTTCTGGCCTTGTCCGTCGACGAGGACGCGCGCGCTCTGCGCAAGCGGTTCGAGGACGAGGTCGAAGCCGTTCGCGACGCCGCCTACGAGAAGATCGCGGCCGCCCGCTTCGCCATTCACGGCACCTCCATATATCCCGACGCGACCTTCACCTTGCGCGTGACCTACGGCTCGATCAAGGGCTGGGACGAGAAGGGCAAGGCAGTCGAGCCGTTCACTCGCACCGCGCGCCTCTTTGAGCGAACCACCGGCGAAGATCCCTTCAGACTGCCCGAGAGCTGGCTCGAGGCCAGGGAGCGTCTCGACATGGAGACGCACTTCAACACGGTCGCAACCACCGACATCACCGGCGGCAACTCCGGAAGTCCGTTGGTCGACAAGGACGGCAACCTCGTCGGCCTGGCCTTCGACGGCAACATCCACTCGATTGCCGGGAACTACTGGTTCGACGAGGCCACGAACCGGACCGTGGTCGTCCACCCGGCGATCATGATGGAGGCCCTGCGGGTCGTCTACGGCGCCGATCGCCTGGTGCGCGAGCTCGAGCAGACCGAGCCCGTGACCGAAGAGATG
The genomic region above belongs to bacterium and contains:
- a CDS encoding S46 family peptidase; the encoded protein is MKRSLGLIALVLFVVNVGAARAEEGMWTLDNFPNQAIKDKYGVEIDQDWLDRVRLATTRMGGCTGSFVSPDGLILTNHHCARRCISQLSSAENDLEANGFLAETPEDEASCPADHMSVLVSSEEITARVAEAIEGKDDKEANEARKQILTRIETECEAASAASPTGKLTCETVPLYNGGQHFLYKYKRYNDVRLVFAPESPIAAFGGDPDNFNFPRWCLDMTLMRVYENDEPAKTPHFLKWREEGAAEGEAVFISGHPGRTDRQLTVSDLKYQRDVVIPLWLLRYSELRGRLAQHATTGEESHRRVQSPLLGLENGIKVRRNHLRALMNDEIFIKKQAEEEALREAVAADPQMRKQYGSAWDDIAGANKLYRSFFEEHLFLENAAAFSGTLFDYARDLVRAAYEREKPNEDRLREYNETALPRLEQRLLAPRPVYSDIETLSLAFSLDKMREWLGPDSRYVKDILGSQSPASKADALVEGTELADVEIRKALWEGGREAIEASDDPMILLALSVDEDARALRKRFEDEVEAVRDAAYEKIAAARFAIHGTSIYPDATFTLRVTYGSIKGWDEKGKAVEPFTRTARLFERTTGEDPFRLPESWLEARERLDMETHFNTVATTDITGGNSGSPLVDKDGNLVGLAFDGNIHSIAGNYWFDEATNRTVVVHPAIMMEALRVVYGADRLVRELEQTEPVTEEMVLGSAR